Proteins from a genomic interval of Qipengyuania sp. JC766:
- the lptE gene encoding LPS assembly lipoprotein LptE: MRTPSAFLLALIAPLALAGCGLQPMYAGGGNGAVAQGLAAVDVAPIEGRAGWLMQNALTDRLTAAGNGQTARYRLDVRLDDRLEALGVLANDTVGRERRTLRARYQLVDLTDGSIVIDQTAGSDAGIDVVSSEYATIAAEERALENLAQDVAQRIVAQVALTLRARQTTP; this comes from the coding sequence ATGCGAACGCCGTCCGCCTTCCTCTTGGCTCTGATCGCGCCACTGGCGCTGGCCGGGTGCGGGCTGCAGCCGATGTATGCCGGCGGCGGCAACGGCGCGGTTGCGCAGGGACTGGCCGCAGTCGATGTCGCGCCGATCGAAGGCCGTGCAGGCTGGCTGATGCAGAATGCGCTGACCGATCGCCTGACGGCGGCGGGCAACGGGCAAACGGCGCGCTACCGGCTCGACGTGCGGCTGGACGACCGGCTGGAAGCGCTGGGCGTGCTCGCCAACGACACGGTCGGGCGGGAAAGGCGTACCCTGCGCGCCCGTTACCAGCTGGTCGACCTGACCGACGGATCGATCGTGATCGACCAGACGGCCGGTTCGGATGCCGGGATCGACGTGGTCAGCAGCGAATACGCGACCATCGCGGCAGAAGAGCGCGCCCTGGAAAACCTTGCGCAGGACGTGGCCCAGCGGATCGTCGCGCAGGTCGCGCTGACGCTGCGTGCGCGCCAGACGACGCCGTGA
- the holA gene encoding DNA polymerase III subunit delta, which yields MKATQKDFPASAPRFAKSARVFFFCGPDEAGASAAAQAVIEALDEAGERIDMTGAQLRSDPVLLGDEARSSSLFGGTRHIHVRVQGDEAHDAVANLLEGQGEPCPVLIVASSATDKSRTAKLLEKRDDALVAMFWPPDLASVTASVRRMADGAGLALNGDIAERIARGAGLDVRLARSEVEKLALYCDASPLSPRKASVEDLNAIAATTEDDGFMPVVNAVLSGETGKLQAELRRMSELALNPVGLLLAFERRAAQLARLAMKLGPRGNLQSLGRGEKAQLGVFWKDERDLTAQLRIWRGRKLDRLVEKLMTLHRELLGNSQSAELLLAQGLTEIARAAVPRR from the coding sequence GTGAAGGCGACGCAGAAGGACTTCCCAGCTTCCGCCCCGCGGTTCGCGAAATCGGCCCGCGTCTTCTTCTTCTGCGGTCCGGACGAGGCCGGTGCCTCCGCCGCGGCGCAGGCGGTCATCGAGGCGCTGGACGAGGCGGGCGAGCGGATCGACATGACGGGCGCGCAGCTGCGCAGCGATCCCGTCCTCTTGGGCGACGAGGCACGTTCTTCCTCCCTCTTCGGCGGCACGCGCCACATCCATGTGCGGGTACAGGGCGACGAGGCGCACGATGCCGTCGCAAACCTGCTGGAAGGCCAGGGCGAGCCGTGCCCGGTGCTGATCGTCGCGTCCTCCGCGACCGACAAATCGCGCACCGCGAAGCTGCTGGAAAAGCGCGACGATGCGCTGGTGGCGATGTTCTGGCCGCCCGACCTTGCCTCCGTCACCGCGTCGGTCCGGCGGATGGCGGACGGGGCGGGGCTGGCGCTCAACGGGGACATCGCGGAACGGATCGCGCGCGGGGCGGGGCTGGACGTGCGGCTGGCCCGGTCCGAGGTGGAAAAGCTGGCGCTTTATTGCGACGCGTCGCCGCTCTCGCCCCGGAAGGCGAGCGTCGAGGACCTGAACGCCATTGCCGCCACGACCGAGGACGACGGGTTCATGCCGGTCGTGAACGCGGTGCTGTCGGGCGAAACCGGCAAGCTGCAGGCAGAATTGCGGCGGATGAGCGAGCTGGCGCTCAATCCCGTGGGACTGCTGCTGGCGTTCGAACGGCGTGCGGCGCAACTGGCGCGGCTGGCGATGAAGCTGGGACCGCGCGGCAACCTGCAGTCGCTCGGTCGGGGGGAAAAGGCGCAATTGGGCGTCTTCTGGAAGGACGAGCGCGACCTGACCGCGCAATTGCGCATCTGGCGTGGGCGCAAGCTGGACCGGCTGGTCGAGAAGCTGATGACGCTGCACCGCGAGCTGCTCGGCAACAGCCAGAGCGCGGAGCTGCTGCTGGCCCAGGGCCTGACCGAAATCGCGCGCGCCGCCGTTCCGCGGCGCTGA
- a CDS encoding LptA/OstA family protein, whose amino-acid sequence MAGKMINAARNAAIGFTVTVAAFAGIQATGQAIAAHNSNAPVNFAADRIELQDRQDRVVLSGNVDIEQAGLRVRSARTLVNYTDASALSINRITATGGVTVTRGNESARGNVAVYDFNRRVITMVGDVRLRRGADNLNGGRLVIDLQSGVSSIDGRASGSSPIADEPDAGPTSGSGRVTGTFQVPQN is encoded by the coding sequence ATGGCCGGCAAGATGATCAACGCGGCGCGCAACGCGGCCATCGGCTTCACCGTGACCGTGGCCGCATTCGCCGGCATCCAGGCGACGGGCCAGGCGATCGCGGCGCACAATTCCAATGCCCCGGTCAATTTCGCCGCCGACCGGATCGAGCTACAGGACCGGCAGGACCGCGTGGTGCTGTCGGGTAATGTCGATATCGAGCAGGCGGGCCTGCGCGTCCGGTCGGCGCGCACGCTCGTCAATTACACGGATGCCTCCGCGCTCAGCATAAACCGCATCACCGCGACCGGCGGCGTGACGGTAACACGCGGCAACGAAAGCGCGCGCGGCAATGTCGCCGTGTACGACTTCAACCGCCGGGTCATCACCATGGTAGGCGACGTGCGCCTGCGCCGCGGGGCGGACAACCTCAATGGTGGGCGGCTGGTGATCGACCTGCAAAGCGGGGTGTCCAGCATCGACGGGCGGGCCAGCGGATCCTCCCCGATCGCGGACGAGCCCGATGCCGGCCCGACCTCCGGCAGCGGCCGCGTGACCGGCACGTTCCAAGTGCCGCAGAACTGA
- a CDS encoding LPS export ABC transporter periplasmic protein LptC, whose amino-acid sequence MATSRRIETAEAKALRSKRQHFATPGGFHDRLIKALGTFLPMGVGVLAAFMVITPLSPRGEVSFLLDRNEVAVIDERLSVENAMYRGQDDESRPFSLTAGEAIQRSTREGIVRMQDLVARLLMNDGPARISAPGGRYDIDRQFIDIDGEVQFRAADDYTMFARGVNVDLQGQRMLGTDGVSGSTPAGTFSADRLEADLQERTVTLEGNARLRMIPKRVEDF is encoded by the coding sequence ATGGCGACAAGCAGGCGTATCGAGACCGCTGAGGCAAAGGCGCTGCGCAGCAAGCGCCAGCACTTCGCCACGCCCGGCGGTTTCCACGACCGGCTGATCAAGGCGCTCGGCACCTTCCTTCCCATGGGCGTGGGCGTGCTCGCGGCCTTCATGGTCATCACGCCGCTGAGCCCGCGCGGCGAAGTCAGCTTCCTGCTCGACCGAAACGAGGTCGCGGTGATCGACGAACGGCTGAGCGTGGAGAACGCGATGTATCGCGGCCAAGACGACGAAAGCCGGCCGTTCTCGCTGACCGCGGGCGAGGCGATCCAGCGTTCCACCCGCGAAGGCATCGTGCGGATGCAGGATCTGGTCGCGCGGTTGCTGATGAATGACGGTCCGGCGCGCATTTCCGCGCCCGGCGGACGCTACGACATCGACCGCCAGTTCATCGACATCGACGGCGAAGTGCAGTTCCGGGCGGCGGACGACTATACCATGTTCGCGCGCGGGGTTAACGTGGACCTGCAGGGACAGCGCATGCTCGGCACGGACGGCGTATCGGGCAGCACGCCTGCCGGGACGTTCTCCGCCGACCGGCTGGAAGCGGACCTGCAGGAACGCACGGTGACGCTGGAAGGCAATGCGAGATTGCGAATGATACCTAAGCGCGTGGAGGATTTCTGA
- a CDS encoding ribonuclease D codes for MTVHFHEEDLPEGVLAPGPVAVDTETMGLVTPRDRLCVVQISDGRGDEHLVRFGVGSEYEAPNLCAVLADPERVKLFHFARFDLAAIEYYLGVTATPVFCTKIASKLTRTYTDRHGLKNLVDELLGESISKAQQSSDWGAPHITEAQRDYAASDVRYLHRLHDVFVERLEREGRTEMAQACFDFLPTRARLDIAGWADHDIFSHA; via the coding sequence ATGACAGTGCATTTCCACGAAGAAGACCTGCCCGAAGGCGTCCTCGCCCCGGGCCCCGTTGCCGTCGATACGGAGACCATGGGCCTCGTCACCCCGCGCGACCGGTTGTGCGTGGTGCAGATCAGCGACGGCCGCGGCGACGAACATCTCGTGCGCTTCGGCGTGGGCAGCGAGTACGAGGCGCCGAACCTGTGCGCCGTGCTCGCCGATCCCGAACGCGTGAAGCTGTTCCACTTCGCCCGCTTCGACCTCGCGGCGATCGAGTATTACCTTGGCGTCACGGCAACGCCGGTCTTCTGCACCAAGATCGCCAGCAAGCTGACGCGCACCTATACCGACCGGCACGGGCTGAAGAACCTGGTCGACGAATTGCTGGGCGAAAGCATTTCCAAGGCGCAGCAGAGTTCCGACTGGGGCGCGCCCCACATCACCGAAGCGCAGCGCGACTACGCCGCATCGGACGTGCGCTACCTCCACCGCCTGCACGACGTGTTCGTGGAACGGCTGGAGCGCGAAGGACGAACCGAAATGGCGCAGGCCTGCTTCGATTTCCTGCCCACTCGCGCGCGGCTGGATATCGCCGGCTGGGCCGACCACGACATTTTCAGCCACGCGTAA
- a CDS encoding uracil-DNA glycosylase: MSEIVPDSWQLVLEPILASAGARTLGGWLRAEEDAGKAVYPPRGCRLRALELTPLPEVKVVILGQDPYHGPGQAHGLCFSVPDGIAIPPSLRNIYKELHADLGCPVPAHGNLERWARQGVLLLNNTLTVEAGKAGSHAGRGWEAITDACVAAVAERADPAVFLLWGSHAQGKAARIPALKGADRHCVIESPHPSPLSAHRGFFGSRPFSRANAFLESNGRGAIDWC; this comes from the coding sequence GTGAGCGAGATCGTCCCCGACAGCTGGCAGCTCGTGCTGGAACCGATCCTGGCCAGTGCCGGGGCGCGCACGCTGGGCGGCTGGCTGCGCGCGGAAGAGGATGCGGGCAAGGCCGTATACCCGCCGCGCGGCTGCCGCCTGCGGGCGCTGGAACTGACGCCGCTGCCCGAAGTGAAGGTCGTGATACTGGGGCAGGATCCCTATCACGGGCCGGGGCAGGCGCACGGCCTGTGCTTTTCGGTCCCGGACGGCATCGCGATCCCGCCCTCGTTGCGCAACATCTACAAGGAACTGCATGCGGACCTCGGCTGCCCGGTCCCGGCGCACGGCAATCTGGAACGCTGGGCGCGGCAGGGCGTGCTGCTGCTCAACAACACGCTGACGGTGGAGGCGGGAAAGGCGGGCAGCCACGCGGGCCGGGGCTGGGAAGCGATCACCGACGCCTGCGTCGCCGCCGTGGCCGAGCGGGCCGATCCCGCCGTGTTCCTCCTTTGGGGCAGCCATGCGCAGGGCAAGGCGGCGCGCATCCCCGCTCTGAAAGGCGCGGACCGGCACTGCGTGATCGAGAGCCCGCATCCCAGCCCGCTCTCGGCCCATCGCGGCTTCTTCGGCAGCCGTCCCTTCAGCCGCGCCAATGCGTTTCTCGAGTCGAACGGGCGCGGCGCGATCGACTGGTGTTGA
- a CDS encoding GGDEF domain-containing protein, with protein MTAVFLLSINLFVAVLFALAFAVVAKTHPTVRGAWWLAAGYGIGVLVVVQEFALPWLEQPVFAVVGIYLTYLMALSCGLVGLAQHYRRPVPKRALAIVWIASLAAIPVLLNLTYGSSARLLLYQLPYAALHLLMAHVVLSSGRRMALDRLLACVSVLVALACLSKPIIAWAVGSASSPQSYIASNYAAASQTIGSIALIALALGLLLVIMRDVMLEMVARSDTDPLSGALNRRGFEKHGVRAVERARRHGSPLAFVTLDLDRFKAVNDGFGHAAGDRIIRELADLLRKRTGRYDVVARMGGEEFAVLLPGRDTQEAYDFAEDIRAIVARDLRVRAADGMTVTASFGVAELQSDDQLSDLGRRSDLALYRAKAAGRNRVATLPPPRRPEKTGEQRPWLECA; from the coding sequence ATGACTGCCGTTTTTCTTCTCAGTATCAACCTGTTCGTCGCGGTGCTTTTCGCACTGGCCTTCGCCGTCGTGGCGAAGACGCACCCCACGGTGCGCGGGGCGTGGTGGCTGGCGGCGGGGTACGGCATCGGCGTGCTGGTGGTGGTGCAGGAGTTCGCCCTCCCCTGGCTGGAACAGCCGGTGTTCGCGGTGGTCGGCATCTACTTAACCTACCTGATGGCGCTGAGCTGCGGGCTGGTGGGCCTCGCCCAGCATTACCGGCGACCGGTTCCCAAGCGCGCTCTCGCGATCGTCTGGATCGCGTCGCTGGCGGCGATCCCGGTGCTGCTCAACCTGACTTACGGATCGTCCGCGCGCCTCTTACTCTACCAGCTTCCCTATGCGGCCCTGCACCTGCTGATGGCCCATGTCGTGCTGTCGTCGGGCCGGCGCATGGCGCTCGACAGGCTGCTGGCCTGCGTCAGCGTGCTGGTGGCGCTCGCCTGCCTGTCCAAGCCGATAATCGCATGGGCCGTCGGTTCGGCGAGCAGCCCGCAAAGCTACATCGCATCCAATTACGCCGCCGCGTCGCAGACCATCGGCTCGATCGCGCTGATCGCGCTCGCGCTCGGCCTGCTGCTGGTCATCATGCGCGACGTGATGCTGGAAATGGTCGCCCGGTCGGATACGGATCCGCTGTCGGGTGCGCTCAACCGCCGCGGGTTCGAAAAGCACGGCGTGCGTGCTGTGGAACGGGCACGCCGCCACGGCAGCCCGCTCGCCTTCGTCACGCTCGACCTCGACCGGTTCAAGGCGGTCAATGACGGCTTCGGCCATGCCGCGGGCGACCGGATCATTCGCGAACTGGCCGACCTCTTGCGCAAGCGGACCGGGCGGTACGATGTCGTCGCGCGCATGGGCGGGGAGGAATTCGCGGTCCTCCTGCCCGGTCGCGACACACAGGAGGCGTACGATTTCGCCGAAGATATCCGGGCCATCGTCGCCCGCGACCTGCGCGTACGGGCGGCGGACGGCATGACGGTCACGGCGTCCTTCGGGGTCGCCGAGCTGCAGTCGGACGACCAACTTTCCGATCTCGGCCGCAGGTCGGACCTCGCCCTCTACCGCGCCAAGGCCGCCGGCCGGAACCGCGTCGCCACCCTGCCCCCGCCCCGCCGCCCGGAAAAGACCGGCGAGCAGAGACCCTGGCTGGAATGCGCCTGA
- a CDS encoding glutamate synthase subunit beta — MGKETGFLEFERKDRTYDDPAERLGHYKEFVRPHSGDALREQAARCMNCGIPYCHTGCPVNNIIPDWNHLVYEDDWKNALAVLHSTNNFPEFTGRICPAPCEAACTLNIVDAPVTIKSIECAIVDRGWREGWIEPAKPDRPTGKSVAVIGSGPAGLACAQQLARVGHAVTVFEKSDRIGGLLRYGIPDFKMEKHLINRRAVQMEAEGVVFKTSSEVGVDVSFRALQDNFDAIVLAGGAEEARQLEIPGAELPGVRLAMEFLTQQNKRNAGDDEVRAAPRGTLTAKDKHVIVIGGGDTGSDCVGTSNRQGAARVTQLEIMPKPPEREDKALTWPHWPLKLRTSSSHEEGVARDWSVLTKRVVPGENGDVAGLECVRIEWNGRKFEEVAGSEFTLKADLILLAMGFTGPTRRGLLDRVGVEMTDRGTVSANEQDYATSQAQVFACGDMRRGQSLVVWAIREGRQCARSVDEALMGASKLPR, encoded by the coding sequence ATGGGCAAGGAAACCGGCTTCCTCGAATTCGAGCGCAAGGATCGCACCTATGACGATCCGGCCGAAAGGCTGGGTCACTACAAGGAATTCGTGCGTCCGCATTCCGGGGACGCGCTGCGCGAACAGGCCGCGCGCTGCATGAATTGCGGTATCCCGTACTGCCATACGGGTTGCCCGGTGAACAACATCATCCCGGACTGGAACCACCTGGTCTACGAGGACGACTGGAAGAACGCGCTGGCGGTCCTCCATTCGACCAACAATTTCCCCGAGTTCACCGGCCGCATCTGCCCCGCCCCGTGCGAGGCGGCGTGCACGCTCAACATCGTGGACGCGCCGGTCACCATCAAGAGCATCGAATGCGCCATCGTGGACCGCGGCTGGCGCGAAGGCTGGATTGAACCGGCCAAGCCCGACCGGCCGACCGGCAAGTCCGTCGCGGTCATCGGTTCCGGCCCGGCGGGCCTAGCCTGCGCGCAGCAGCTGGCCCGCGTCGGCCACGCGGTCACCGTGTTCGAGAAATCGGACCGGATCGGCGGGCTGCTTCGCTACGGCATTCCCGACTTCAAGATGGAAAAGCACCTCATCAACCGCCGGGCGGTGCAGATGGAAGCCGAAGGCGTCGTGTTCAAGACGAGCAGCGAGGTGGGCGTCGATGTCAGCTTCCGCGCGCTGCAGGACAATTTCGACGCGATCGTCCTGGCCGGCGGCGCGGAAGAGGCGCGCCAGCTGGAAATCCCCGGCGCCGAACTGCCCGGTGTGCGCCTCGCGATGGAATTCCTGACCCAGCAGAACAAGCGCAATGCGGGCGACGACGAAGTGCGCGCCGCCCCGCGCGGCACGCTGACGGCCAAGGACAAGCACGTCATCGTGATCGGCGGCGGCGATACGGGCAGCGACTGCGTGGGCACCAGCAACCGGCAGGGCGCAGCCAGGGTGACCCAGCTGGAAATCATGCCCAAGCCGCCCGAGCGCGAGGACAAAGCGCTGACCTGGCCGCACTGGCCCCTCAAGCTGCGGACCTCCTCCAGCCACGAGGAAGGCGTCGCGCGCGACTGGTCCGTGCTGACCAAGCGCGTGGTCCCAGGCGAGAACGGCGATGTCGCCGGGCTGGAATGCGTCCGCATCGAATGGAACGGGCGCAAGTTCGAGGAAGTCGCGGGCAGCGAGTTCACGCTGAAGGCGGACCTCATCCTGCTGGCCATGGGCTTCACCGGCCCCACGCGCCGCGGACTGCTGGACCGGGTCGGCGTCGAGATGACCGATCGCGGGACCGTCTCCGCGAACGAGCAGGACTACGCCACCAGCCAAGCGCAGGTCTTCGCCTGCGGCGACATGCGCCGGGGCCAGAGCCTGGTCGTCTGGGCAATCCGCGAAGGCCGGCAATGCGCCCGCAGCGTGGACGAGGCGCTGATGGGGGCAAGCAAGCTGCCACGATAG